The Muricauda sp. SCSIO 65647 genome includes a region encoding these proteins:
- a CDS encoding RNA polymerase sigma factor, protein MAETFSNNIFLIERLKNGDETAYTYLVDTHHQRLCTFANSLVNDSHQAQDIVQNVFLGLWRKRKGLPDDFNIRSFLSSSVYNEFIDQYRKNQSLLALEKKYIEALQLANEEKDSETIEQLVSIVKEEIKALPPKCKQVFVLSRQEGLTNIEISEYLKISIKTVEGHITRAFSILRKKVGDKTDMLLFLLFGLNRKLNQYILKE, encoded by the coding sequence ATGGCAGAGACTTTTTCCAATAACATTTTTTTGATTGAACGACTTAAAAATGGGGACGAGACTGCTTACACATATTTGGTAGATACCCATCATCAAAGACTTTGCACTTTTGCAAACAGTTTGGTCAATGACAGTCATCAGGCACAGGATATTGTACAAAATGTTTTTTTGGGGCTTTGGAGAAAGCGAAAAGGATTACCTGATGATTTTAATATCAGAAGTTTTCTTTCCAGTTCTGTGTACAATGAATTCATTGACCAATACAGAAAGAACCAATCTCTTTTAGCTTTGGAAAAAAAGTACATAGAAGCCCTTCAATTGGCGAATGAAGAGAAGGATTCTGAAACCATAGAACAACTAGTGAGCATAGTAAAAGAAGAAATTAAGGCCCTGCCTCCAAAATGTAAACAAGTTTTTGTACTGAGCAGACAGGAAGGCCTCACCAATATTGAAATATCTGAATACTTAAAGATTTCCATAAAAACCGTAGAAGGTCACATCACAAGGGCTTTTTCAATTTTGCGCAAAAAAGTAGGAGATAAAACTGATATGCTTTTGTTTCTTCTGTTTGGGTTAAACAGAAAACTAAACCAGTACATTCTTAAAGAATAA
- a CDS encoding GRP family sugar transporter encodes MYIIENYYVAVFLCVITMLCWGSWANTQKLLSQKWPFQLFYWDYSFGILIITLLLAFTMGSIGDEGRSFLIDLGQAETKYLGYALLGGIIFNFANLLLVIAIDLTGMAVAFPVGIGIALVLGVITNFMYSPEGNPFILFTGVLFVVGAIILDAYAYKKTLKEQGKTTRKGILISLLAGIAMGFFYKYVAQSMSFDFVTPEIGKLTPYTALVIFSIGILISNFLFNTINMYKPITGTPVSYRDYLTKGNLKLHFIGVLGGIIWGLGMSFSIIASEQAGPAIAYGLGQGATMVAALWGVFIWKELEDLPKSKSWLITAMFICFIVGLGLIIYAKVA; translated from the coding sequence GTGTATATTATTGAAAATTATTACGTCGCTGTCTTTCTATGTGTAATTACTATGCTTTGTTGGGGGTCTTGGGCGAACACTCAGAAACTTTTAAGTCAAAAATGGCCCTTTCAACTTTTTTACTGGGATTATTCTTTCGGAATTCTAATCATTACACTACTGTTGGCATTTACAATGGGTTCCATTGGCGATGAGGGAAGAAGCTTTTTGATTGATCTTGGGCAAGCTGAAACAAAATACCTAGGTTATGCACTACTGGGCGGTATCATCTTCAACTTTGCCAATTTATTGCTTGTCATAGCTATTGACTTGACCGGTATGGCGGTTGCATTTCCAGTAGGTATCGGTATTGCTTTGGTTTTAGGGGTAATCACAAATTTTATGTACAGCCCTGAAGGGAATCCGTTCATCTTATTTACCGGCGTATTATTCGTCGTGGGGGCTATAATTTTAGATGCATACGCATATAAAAAAACTCTTAAGGAACAGGGAAAGACCACTAGAAAGGGAATTCTAATCTCCCTTCTTGCAGGTATTGCCATGGGCTTTTTTTACAAATATGTAGCTCAATCGATGTCTTTTGATTTTGTGACTCCTGAAATTGGAAAATTAACGCCATATACCGCTTTGGTCATTTTTTCAATAGGTATTTTGATTTCCAATTTTCTATTCAATACCATAAATATGTACAAGCCTATTACTGGTACACCGGTTAGTTATAGGGATTATTTGACCAAAGGGAATTTAAAACTGCATTTTATTGGTGTTTTGGGTGGTATCATTTGGGGTTTGGGAATGTCTTTCAGTATAATCGCTTCCGAACAAGCGGGACCGGCCATAGCTTATGGCCTAGGTCAGGGGGCGACAATGGTAGCTGCCCTTTGGGGAGTTTTTATTTGGAAGGAACTTGAAGACCTGCCCAAATCCAAGAGTTGGTTGATTACGGCTATGTTTATTTGCTTTATTGTAGGTCTAGGTTTAATAATATATGCTAAAGTAGCCTAA
- the rbsK gene encoding ribokinase: MKLVVVGSSNMDLVISVPKIPEIGETVLGGKSSMVFGGKGANQAVASIRSGGDVSYIAKVGDDLFGENMKTYFKNEGFRTELILTDASEPTGIAQIFVSEKGENSIAVASGANMKLMPKDIEPFTHLIKNSKVVLLQLETPLETVGYIASIAFQNNVKLILNPAPARRLNKDLLKRVWLITPNETEASILTGIKVEDLISAEKAAKDLLKKGVSNVIVTLGENGSLLCNKKSICHFPAFKTKSVDTTAAGDVFNGTLAVGITNDKSLPESISFATAAAALSVTKEGAQPSIPTNAEIDNFLKEREYSK, encoded by the coding sequence ATGAAATTAGTTGTAGTAGGAAGCTCAAATATGGACTTGGTGATTTCCGTGCCAAAGATTCCTGAAATTGGTGAAACCGTTTTGGGTGGAAAATCAAGTATGGTGTTTGGAGGCAAGGGAGCCAATCAAGCGGTGGCATCAATCCGTTCTGGAGGTGATGTGTCGTACATAGCCAAAGTGGGCGACGATCTTTTCGGTGAGAATATGAAAACCTACTTTAAAAATGAGGGTTTTCGAACGGAACTTATTTTGACCGATGCTAGCGAACCTACAGGAATTGCCCAAATTTTTGTATCCGAAAAAGGTGAAAATTCAATTGCCGTGGCCTCTGGTGCCAACATGAAGCTTATGCCAAAGGATATAGAACCGTTTACGCATCTTATTAAGAATTCAAAAGTGGTTCTACTGCAATTGGAAACTCCTCTGGAAACCGTCGGATATATCGCGAGTATTGCCTTTCAAAACAATGTAAAACTCATATTGAATCCAGCGCCAGCGCGAAGATTGAATAAAGACCTGTTAAAAAGGGTTTGGCTCATTACACCGAATGAGACGGAAGCAAGTATATTGACCGGGATAAAGGTGGAAGATTTAATATCGGCAGAAAAAGCAGCCAAAGATCTCTTGAAGAAGGGTGTTTCGAACGTAATCGTCACTTTAGGAGAAAATGGCAGTCTTCTGTGCAACAAAAAAAGCATTTGTCATTTCCCCGCTTTTAAGACCAAATCCGTAGATACGACGGCGGCAGGAGATGTATTCAATGGTACATTGGCCGTAGGCATAACCAACGACAAATCGCTACCAGAGTCAATAAGTTTTGCAACTGCGGCCGCAGCACTTTCAGTTACTAAAGAAGGTGCACAACCTTCAATTCCCACAAACGCTGAAATAGACAATTTTCTAAAAGAACGTGAATATTCAAAATAA
- a CDS encoding nucleoside hydrolase — protein MRTSMSFFLISYVLISCGAVSSRAGVEHQTQKLAVIFDTDANNELDDQHALAYLFSNQEYFDIKAITVNATRNGGAIDGHYDEAERIMKLFNVEQKIPLIKGANKSFSEIKDDLKKGSFDGYKAVDFIISEAKKHTREKLVVLAVGKLTNVALALKKDPSIVNNIRLVWLGANYPDSGEYNLDNDIESMNYVLNTDIPFEMVTVRYGKPSGTDAVRVTQEEINTKMPGLGPKAKTPIVGRHGDRFDNFGDYSVNLFTHIDYHSDPPTRSLFDMAAVAIVKNPEWARATEIPCPVMVDKVWIERPENSRKIIIWEDFDKENIIKDFYNGLNKFN, from the coding sequence ATGAGAACATCAATGAGCTTTTTCCTTATTTCATATGTTTTAATCTCATGTGGTGCTGTTAGCAGTAGGGCCGGGGTTGAACACCAAACTCAAAAGCTGGCAGTTATTTTTGATACCGATGCCAACAATGAGCTTGATGACCAACATGCCTTGGCCTATCTTTTTTCCAATCAGGAGTATTTCGACATCAAAGCCATTACGGTGAATGCGACACGTAATGGTGGGGCCATTGACGGTCATTATGATGAAGCGGAACGCATCATGAAACTTTTCAATGTAGAACAAAAAATACCCTTGATAAAAGGGGCCAACAAATCCTTTTCTGAAATAAAGGACGACTTGAAAAAAGGATCCTTTGATGGATACAAGGCTGTAGATTTTATTATTTCCGAGGCGAAAAAACATACACGGGAGAAATTGGTGGTCTTAGCCGTTGGTAAGTTGACCAACGTTGCTTTGGCTTTAAAGAAAGACCCCTCAATAGTAAATAATATCCGTTTGGTATGGCTTGGTGCAAACTATCCAGATTCAGGAGAATACAATCTGGACAATGATATTGAGTCAATGAACTATGTCCTGAATACTGATATACCGTTCGAGATGGTCACCGTTAGATACGGAAAACCTTCCGGCACAGATGCGGTTCGTGTTACCCAAGAAGAAATAAACACCAAAATGCCGGGACTTGGGCCAAAGGCAAAGACTCCCATTGTAGGTAGGCATGGGGATAGATTTGACAATTTTGGGGATTATTCCGTAAACCTGTTCACCCATATTGATTATCACAGTGACCCGCCTACCAGATCACTTTTTGATATGGCTGCGGTTGCCATTGTCAAGAATCCTGAATGGGCACGCGCTACCGAGATTCCATGTCCGGTCATGGTTGATAAAGTATGGATTGAACGACCGGAAAATTCCAGAAAGATTATAATCTGGGAGGATTTTGACAAAGAAAACATCATTAAGGATTTTTACAACGGGCTAAATAAATTCAATTGA
- a CDS encoding glycoside hydrolase family 130 protein produces MMKKMSNYYFAPVIFLLALACNTPPSFEWDFKSFYKPKENPIVRADSSFTFTCPVKKEVVQWQKADVFNPAAIVKDDKVYLLLRCEDNPKAHLGGRTSRIGLAYSDDGIHFTKHPTPVLYPDGGEFMQYDYPGGCEDPRIVETDDGLYVMTYTSWNHKIARLSVAFSRDLINWEKKGLAFAKAYGGKFIDHWSKSGSIVTKMEGGKQTIAKINGKYWMYWGEHFVNLAWSDNLIDWTPLLNEAEELKVILGARKNKFDSALAECGPPALVNDEGIVLFYNGKNSDDNTLRDKNLPAGTYSLGKAVFDVNTPEKLLFRSDTCLLKPTLPHEITGQYKSGTVFAEGLVHFGSKWFLYYGTADSFVGVAISE; encoded by the coding sequence ATGATGAAGAAAATGTCTAACTACTATTTTGCCCCGGTAATTTTTTTGTTGGCTCTAGCATGTAATACACCTCCTTCTTTTGAATGGGACTTTAAATCGTTTTATAAACCAAAAGAGAATCCTATTGTTCGAGCAGATTCCTCCTTTACCTTTACTTGTCCCGTAAAAAAGGAGGTTGTACAGTGGCAAAAAGCGGATGTATTCAATCCGGCTGCCATAGTAAAGGACGATAAAGTATACTTGCTTCTACGATGCGAAGACAATCCTAAAGCCCATCTTGGAGGCCGTACTTCCAGAATTGGTTTGGCCTACAGTGATGATGGAATACATTTCACAAAACATCCAACGCCGGTCCTTTATCCTGATGGTGGTGAATTTATGCAGTATGATTATCCAGGGGGTTGCGAAGACCCGAGGATAGTTGAGACGGACGATGGTTTGTATGTAATGACCTATACTTCATGGAATCATAAAATTGCAAGATTAAGTGTTGCATTTTCCAGAGACCTGATAAACTGGGAAAAAAAAGGACTCGCGTTTGCAAAAGCTTATGGTGGGAAATTTATAGATCATTGGTCAAAATCAGGCTCCATTGTCACAAAAATGGAAGGAGGCAAGCAAACTATTGCAAAAATAAATGGAAAATACTGGATGTACTGGGGTGAACATTTTGTCAATCTTGCATGGTCCGATAACCTGATTGACTGGACACCGCTATTGAATGAAGCCGAAGAACTCAAGGTAATTCTCGGTGCCAGGAAAAATAAATTTGACAGCGCACTGGCAGAATGCGGACCGCCCGCATTGGTAAATGATGAAGGTATCGTACTATTCTACAATGGTAAAAACTCTGATGATAACACACTTCGCGACAAAAATTTACCCGCAGGGACCTATTCGCTTGGAAAGGCAGTTTTTGATGTGAATACACCTGAAAAACTACTTTTTCGTTCTGATACCTGTTTGCTAAAACCAACATTGCCCCATGAAATTACGGGTCAATACAAATCGGGGACGGTATTCGCTGAAGGCCTCGTCCATTTTGGGTCGAAATGGTTTTTATATTATGGAACCGCAGATTCATTTGTTGGTGTGGCAATTTCTGAATGA
- a CDS encoding nucleoside hydrolase: MRDRFANPYTIHEIMKGFKVLMFILCSTGVFAQEDVYHGTKETIPKIPPKDEKIRTVIVSDAKNEIDDVWAIALAILSPEKFQIEGFVGSNYDHVFGVGSKSISGSVSVIETILDKAGLKGKYPVYRGSHPMQYQFEPSHSEGVDFIIEKAMEGSGENPLWVIGLGSATDLASAYLKEPKIADRVIFFWHGRTENTWPYRAHNYNVKGDMHAARILFHSPVPLVLFDTGTNLSAGTMEESKEHVEPFGELGKYLYEYRFKSEYWQGTKKGFFDLGDIAVLVDPELGKWEETICPTVTTYMDYNFYKTNGKFLRCRKVQRDGTFQMLYSKLREHQAARE, encoded by the coding sequence ATGAGAGACAGGTTCGCAAATCCATATACCATACACGAAATCATGAAGGGCTTTAAAGTACTGATGTTCATTCTCTGTTCCACTGGTGTTTTTGCACAAGAGGATGTTTATCATGGAACAAAAGAAACCATCCCCAAAATTCCGCCCAAAGATGAAAAAATACGGACCGTCATCGTAAGTGATGCCAAAAATGAGATTGACGATGTTTGGGCCATTGCACTAGCCATTCTCTCTCCCGAAAAATTTCAAATAGAGGGTTTTGTAGGAAGCAATTATGATCATGTTTTTGGCGTTGGCTCAAAAAGCATTAGTGGATCGGTAAGTGTTATCGAGACCATTTTGGACAAAGCAGGCCTAAAGGGGAAATATCCCGTTTATAGGGGCTCACATCCCATGCAGTATCAGTTTGAGCCAAGCCATTCAGAGGGGGTGGATTTTATCATTGAAAAGGCAATGGAGGGTTCTGGGGAAAATCCTCTATGGGTCATTGGCCTGGGCTCTGCCACTGATTTGGCATCAGCCTACCTCAAAGAACCAAAAATTGCAGATCGGGTTATCTTTTTTTGGCATGGTCGTACAGAAAATACATGGCCTTATCGTGCGCACAATTACAATGTGAAAGGAGATATGCATGCGGCACGTATCTTGTTTCATTCCCCCGTTCCATTGGTGCTATTTGATACGGGAACGAATTTATCGGCAGGGACCATGGAAGAATCAAAAGAGCATGTCGAACCCTTTGGAGAGCTTGGTAAATACCTTTATGAGTATCGTTTCAAAAGTGAATATTGGCAAGGCACCAAAAAAGGGTTTTTTGACCTTGGGGACATAGCGGTTTTGGTCGATCCTGAATTGGGCAAATGGGAAGAGACCATTTGCCCTACCGTAACCACATATATGGATTATAATTTCTATAAAACAAATGGCAAATTTCTGCGCTGCAGAAAGGTACAACGTGACGGAACTTTTCAAATGTTGTACAGCAAGTTAAGGGAACATCAGGCAGCAAGGGAATAA
- a CDS encoding ThuA domain-containing protein, with protein MKNLLLPVLLVLFAQALPINAQMRILNFQGDNGYEHDSKDEANFLIESLGTKNGWEVVSTHDRSDLNAKMLSTMDVVVFNNNCGTEGAIFSRSQQRALQNFIRQGGGFVGVHCAGAIWNEEVEFQKWYEQLIGTRLVGHPEVQKATLTIENKDHIGTKHLPNKWQVKDEWHYFSSNPRGSVNVLISLEEDSYHAEANLKMGGDHPFTWYQYFDGGRSFFTSLGHTEEIYSDSNFQKLIEGGIVWASGNDSKENFSAHGLILDLDADSLVITNKKQEVLRWTNKISTFPAKHFEPNDYGVRLTKPGSGRPRIKKNVPQINNHNVVVFREDELINKKEDAFDYLIKGSGYTWFAVLRPYNTQNSNIKTEFGQGRLKDVNSFLGNLKNGGNYEGIWGSLEDNLTIWCGSRNGISFGRFDNNNPKVRGIRLNPDSYYIVAARMGAGVDTVDIELFVNEAEAIAQKPIPINSYSNSSKLAIGTERDATNHPGAESFDGEIARLLIYERPLNDAELRRTISYLSATYDIKE; from the coding sequence ATGAAGAATTTACTGCTACCTGTTTTACTTGTCCTATTTGCCCAAGCGTTGCCCATAAATGCCCAAATGAGGATACTGAATTTTCAGGGCGACAACGGTTATGAGCATGATTCAAAAGATGAGGCAAATTTCCTGATCGAGTCCCTTGGCACCAAAAATGGTTGGGAGGTGGTTTCTACCCATGATCGCAGCGATTTAAATGCAAAGATGCTTTCTACTATGGATGTTGTCGTCTTCAATAATAATTGTGGTACTGAAGGGGCCATTTTCTCACGATCGCAACAAAGGGCACTACAAAATTTTATAAGACAGGGAGGAGGCTTTGTCGGAGTACATTGCGCTGGCGCAATTTGGAATGAGGAGGTCGAATTTCAAAAATGGTATGAACAACTTATCGGCACGCGTCTGGTAGGACATCCAGAGGTTCAAAAGGCTACTTTGACCATCGAAAATAAAGACCATATCGGTACAAAGCACCTTCCTAATAAATGGCAGGTAAAGGATGAGTGGCACTACTTCTCAAGTAACCCAAGGGGAAGCGTCAATGTTCTGATATCCTTGGAAGAGGATTCCTATCACGCAGAAGCCAACTTAAAAATGGGAGGAGACCATCCCTTTACTTGGTATCAATACTTTGACGGTGGACGTTCATTTTTTACCTCCTTGGGGCATACGGAGGAAATTTATTCAGACAGTAATTTTCAAAAGCTTATCGAAGGGGGAATCGTATGGGCATCTGGAAACGACTCCAAGGAAAATTTTAGTGCCCATGGGCTAATTTTGGACTTGGATGCCGACTCATTGGTGATTACGAACAAAAAACAAGAAGTATTACGGTGGACCAATAAAATATCCACCTTTCCCGCAAAACATTTTGAGCCCAATGATTATGGTGTAAGACTAACAAAACCAGGCTCTGGAAGGCCTAGGATCAAGAAAAACGTCCCTCAGATAAATAATCACAATGTCGTTGTTTTCAGGGAAGATGAATTAATCAATAAAAAAGAAGATGCCTTCGATTACCTGATCAAAGGAAGTGGATATACATGGTTTGCGGTACTAAGGCCCTACAATACCCAAAACAGCAATATAAAGACCGAGTTTGGACAAGGCCGATTAAAGGATGTCAATTCTTTCTTGGGCAATTTAAAAAATGGGGGCAATTATGAAGGTATATGGGGAAGCTTGGAAGATAATCTTACGATTTGGTGTGGTTCAAGAAACGGGATCTCTTTTGGTCGTTTTGACAACAACAACCCCAAAGTTCGTGGCATTAGGCTAAATCCCGATAGCTATTATATTGTCGCTGCGAGGATGGGCGCCGGAGTGGATACCGTAGACATCGAGCTATTTGTCAATGAAGCAGAAGCCATTGCCCAAAAGCCAATTCCAATAAATAGCTATTCCAATTCTTCCAAATTGGCCATTGGAACGGAACGGGATGCCACCAATCATCCCGGTGCTGAATCCTTTGATGGTGAAATTGCCCGTTTGTTGATTTATGAGAGACCCTTAAATGATGCAGAATTAAGAAGGACCATAAGCTATTTGTCGGCTACTTATGATATCAAAGAATAA
- a CDS encoding FecR family protein, producing the protein MKYLTRQARAKEMARLLEWLNNPQNHLLFNEFVKVQFAIDYAMKKYDVEKTKKELLKEIKRDKNIFHRRPTRSFLKYAAIALIFLGLGYFFRNDLFHEEDHELLVPEEQSITLELENGSIQIINPSDTKEVRDPNGNLIGNQNRNTIVYDTNSEIDELAYNTLKVPYAKRFDLQLSDGTIVSLNAGSSLRYPVKFLRNGNRQVFLTGEAYFEVEEDAERPFIVNASTLNVEVLGTEFNITAYPEDNASDVVLVEGSVAMHSGTVNSDNPIELVPGDKGSMDKISANIMVEKVNTNIYTSWRDGELVFRKMPLDNILKKLERHYNLTIVNQNTALGKEVFNASFKNQPIEKVLGYLNTLYGIEYQIKENIIIIN; encoded by the coding sequence GTGAAATACCTCACGAGACAGGCCAGAGCAAAAGAAATGGCACGCTTGCTCGAATGGTTGAACAATCCCCAAAACCATTTGTTGTTCAATGAATTTGTAAAGGTTCAATTTGCTATAGATTATGCTATGAAAAAGTACGATGTAGAAAAAACCAAAAAAGAACTATTAAAGGAAATCAAGAGGGACAAGAATATATTTCACAGGCGACCTACAAGGTCATTTTTGAAATATGCGGCCATTGCCTTGATTTTTCTTGGCTTGGGATACTTCTTTAGAAACGATTTGTTTCATGAAGAGGACCATGAACTTCTTGTGCCTGAGGAGCAGTCCATTACATTGGAACTGGAAAATGGTAGTATCCAAATTATTAACCCCTCAGATACAAAAGAAGTCCGTGATCCCAACGGTAACTTAATAGGAAACCAGAACAGGAATACGATTGTTTATGACACAAATTCTGAAATTGATGAACTGGCATACAATACCTTGAAAGTACCTTATGCCAAAAGGTTTGACCTGCAACTGTCTGATGGCACGATAGTCAGTCTCAATGCAGGGTCATCATTAAGATATCCGGTAAAGTTTTTAAGAAACGGTAATAGGCAGGTGTTTTTGACAGGAGAGGCCTATTTTGAGGTAGAAGAAGATGCAGAGCGCCCCTTTATCGTAAATGCTTCCACTCTTAATGTGGAGGTGCTGGGCACGGAATTTAATATAACCGCATACCCTGAAGATAATGCTTCTGATGTCGTACTTGTTGAAGGATCGGTCGCGATGCATTCGGGTACGGTCAATTCCGATAACCCGATCGAGTTAGTTCCAGGAGATAAAGGTTCAATGGATAAAATATCGGCAAATATCATGGTAGAAAAGGTAAATACCAATATCTATACCTCATGGAGAGATGGGGAATTGGTCTTTCGTAAAATGCCTTTGGACAACATTTTGAAAAAACTTGAACGGCATTATAATCTCACCATAGTCAATCAAAACACGGCTTTGGGTAAAGAGGTATTCAACGCAAGTTTTAAAAATCAACCGATAGAAAAAGTACTGGGCTATCTCAATACCCTTTATGGCATTGAGTATCAGATAAAAGAAAACATAATTATAATAAACTAA